The Neodiprion fabricii isolate iyNeoFabr1 chromosome 4, iyNeoFabr1.1, whole genome shotgun sequence genome window below encodes:
- the LOC124179876 gene encoding ejaculatory bulb-specific protein 3-like — protein sequence MLNIMSTLSTMLRITFVAGFAVVFLAMAATEELYSDKYDDITVLELLQNEPIRKRYYECFLGTGPCVTADAEFFKEHLPEAVVTGCRKCTEKQKMDFDTMTVWFIENKPDEWQTLITKLTQDAQNIKH from the exons ATGTTGAACATTATGTCGACATTATCAACAATGCTCCGTATCACCTTTGTTGCCGGTTTTGCTGTCGTCTTTTTGGCGATGGCAGCAACGGAGGAACTTTACTCCGATAAGTACGACGACATCACCGTGCTAGAACTTCTTCAGAACGAACCCATCCGTAAGCGGTATTACGAGTGCTTTTTGGGTACAGGACCTTGCGTCACCGCTGATGCGGAATTTTTCAAAG AACATCTTCCGGAAGCGGTAGTGACGGGGTGCCGTAAGTGTACAGAAAAGCAAAAGATGGATTTCGACACCATGACGGTatggttcatcgaaaataaACCGGATGAGTGGCAAACTTTGATCACGAAACTTACTCAAGATGCCCAAAAtataaaacattga